CGGCGGTCGGGGTCGCCGCCCGAACATCAGCGACAAAGTCGGCAATCGTCACATCCGTCTCATGCCCGACGGCGGAGATGACCGGAATCGGCGAGGCAGCGATCGCACGGGCTACCTGCTCCTCATTAAATGCCCACAGCTCCTCGATGGAGCCGCCGCCCCGGCCGACGATCATCACGTCGATGTCCGGCTGACTGTTCAGAATGCGGATCGCCGATACAATCGAGGCAGGCGCTTCCGTCCCCTGGACGACAGCCGGGGACAGGACGATTTCCGCTTGGGGATATCTGCGCCGAATGGTGGTGCAGATATCCCGGATGGCAGCCCCCGTCGGGGAGGTCACGACCCCCACCCGCTTCGGGAACTGCGGCAGCGGCCGCTTTCGCTCGGGCGCAAACAGGCCTTCCGCCGCCAGCTTTGCTTTCAGCTGCTCAAACGCCAAATAGAGCGAGCCGATCCCATCCGGCTGCATTTCCCGCGCATAGAGCTGGTAGGCGCCGTCCCGCTCATACGCGGAAATGGAACCGCGCACGATCACCTTGGTTCCATCCTTGGGGAGAAAGCGAAGAAAACGGTTGTATCCTGCGAACATGACCACCTTGATCCGGGACTGGCTGTCCTTCAGGGTGAAGTACATGTGGCCGCTGGAATGGTGCGTATAGTTGGATATTTCTCCGCGCACCCAG
This sequence is a window from Brevibacillus composti. Protein-coding genes within it:
- the xseA gene encoding exodeoxyribonuclease VII large subunit; this translates as MTNRQIFSVSDLNRCIKQVLEQEPRMQDLWVRGEISNYTHHSSGHMYFTLKDSQSRIKVVMFAGYNRFLRFLPKDGTKVIVRGSISAYERDGAYQLYAREMQPDGIGSLYLAFEQLKAKLAAEGLFAPERKRPLPQFPKRVGVVTSPTGAAIRDICTTIRRRYPQAEIVLSPAVVQGTEAPASIVSAIRILNSQPDIDVMIVGRGGGSIEELWAFNEEQVARAIAASPIPVISAVGHETDVTIADFVADVRAATPTAAAELAVPHYLEWVERVRVLETRMTRALVGRVQAERKRLTGFVQSYAMRRPRRRLEEAEQRLDELSLRMKQAIWQVMRRRTEQYQHLAGRIRRYRLTDQLERRRQAVQVSRKRLDERMRERLYKSKMAFASSVAQLDALSPLKVMQRGFSLVYDASGQLAKSVEQIAPGEEVVIRLTDGSASAHVEQIYREEKRDGTKKD